In Aedes albopictus strain Foshan chromosome 3, AalbF5, whole genome shotgun sequence, the following are encoded in one genomic region:
- the LOC109424710 gene encoding glucose dehydrogenase [FAD, quinone]-like: MLFLKLSVWCTYVLYLLGTALVWLILNGSYQCYEWYHSGRFPSKSSYEYIIVGTGTAGSIIAGGIPASEDVLGLEAGSMRSGLMDVPLLQPLLQGTRYDWGYRTEVQDGACEGLNERRSYWPMGKVFGGTYMFNNMVHYRAERKDFREWFGGEQVLDEFMEGFEDVDGVGELSFSTELSEAFIQAAGEAGLEKELFYRPNVSVSGGRRWTSSHKYADQINEGHEMIFNAVVTKIIFEGKRATGLVFSKAGKHVQVKATKGIILAAGTVGSAKILLQSGVGPKEHLDEIGIKQIAELKVGENLQDHITTGMDLVLLSKRLPFRVWDLLNPVNIGRYLFDSGRNSSIAFGGCEGLGFVNLGSNFTHNLGFMVLPVGITFDAGYHLRNVINLREDVWNRYFQPLVDQGAQSVTILPILLHPESRGTVKLRDSNPHSSPLIQPNYLREQKDIQTLITGLKILQQMTNQPSMRALGAELNPKPFPGCEQHPFGSDSYWECYIRALTLTIYHPVGTCRMGPEDDPDAVVSNRDFRVHQLDGLYVVDGSIMPNLPSGNPNSVIIALAKHFLRVNFSVQ, encoded by the coding sequence ATGCTATTCCTCAAACTATCGGTCTGGTGCACCTACGTCCTGTATCTTCTGGGCACCGCCCTGGTGTGGCTGATTCTGAACGGATCCTACCAGTGCTACGAGTGGTACCATTCCGGTCGGTTTCCCTCCAAGTCGAGCTATGAATATATTATTGTGGGAACCGGTACGGCGGGGTCGATTATTGCCGGTGGTATTCCGGCGTCGGAAGATGTACTGGGGCTGGAGGCCGGATCCATGCGGTCCGGTTTGATGGACGTTCCGCTGCTGCAGCCGCTGCTCCAGGGGACGCGGTACGATTGGGGATACCGAACGGAAGTGCAGGACGGTGCTTGCGAGGGATTGAACGAGAGGCGCAGTTATTGGCCGATGGGAAAGGTTTTTGGCGGGACGTATATGTTCAACAATATGGTGCATTACCGAGCGGAGAGGAAGGATTTTCGGGAGTGGTTTGGTGGGGAGCAGGTACTGGACGAGTTTATGGAAGGTTTTGAAGATGTGGATGGCGTTGGAGAATTGAGTTTTAGCACAGAGCTGAGCGAAGCATTTATCCAAGCTGCCGGAGAAGCGGGCCTGGAAAAGGAGTTGTTCTATAGGCCAAATGTGAGCGTTAGTGGCGGTAGGCGTTGGACATCGAGCCATAAGTATGCTGATCAAATCAACGAAGGCCACGAAATGATTTTTAATGCAGTGGTTACTAAGATCATCTTCGAGGGTAAGAGAGCCACAGGACTTGTTTTCAGCAAAGCAGGCAAACACGTGCAAGTGAAGGCCACAAAAGGAATCATTTTGGCTGCTGGAACAGTTGGAAGTGCGAAGATACTTTTACAAAGTGGTGTAGGACCCAAAGAGCATCTCGATGAGATCGGAATAAAGCAAATCGCAGAATTAAAAGTTGGAGAGAACCTGCAGGATCACATTACTACAGGAATGGATTTGGTGCTTCTTTCTAAGCGACTTCCATTCCGAGTGTGGGATCTACTGAATCCCGTGAACATTGGAAGATACTTATTCGACAGTGGCCGTAATTCGTCCATAGCTTTCGGAGGCTGCGAAGGTCTGGGATTCGTCAACTTAGGTTCAAACTTCACTCACAATCTTGGGTTCATGGTTCTCCCGGTTGGAATAACGTTCGATGCTGGCTACCACCTTCGGAACGTGATTAATCTCCGCGAAGATGTATGGAACCGCTATTTCCAACCATTGGTGGATCAAGGCGCACAATCAGTCACCATCTTGCCGATCCTTTTACATCCCGAAAGCAGAGGCACCGTAAAGCTACGAGATTCCAATCCACATTCCAGCCCCCTAATTCAACCGAACTATCTCCGCGAGCAGAAAGACATCCAAACCCTTATCACCGGTCTAAAAATACTCCAGCAAATGACGAATCAACCCTCCATGAGGGCTCTCGGAGCAGAACTAAACCCGAAACCTTTCCCAGGTTGTGAGCAACACCCCTTCGGAAGCGATTCCTACTGGGAGTGCTACATCAGAGCTCTAACGCTAACCATCTACCACCCCGTGGGAACCTGTCGTATGGGACCCGAAGACGATCCCGATGCAGTCGTGTCCAACCGGGACTTTCGAGTACATCAGCTGGACGGGTTGTACGTGGTGGATGGATCTATAATGCCAAATTTGCCCAGTGGCAATCCCAACTCGGTCATCATTGCGCTGGCCAAGCACTTTCTAAGAGTAAACTTTTCAGTACAATAA
- the LOC134283926 gene encoding sphingolipid delta(4)-desaturase DES1-like, whose amino-acid sequence MGQHVSRTDFEWSYTEEPHASRRKIILEKYPQIKKLFGHDPRFKWVAGSMVLMQFAMLFVMKDQSWKMIFLVAYFFGGVINHSLELACHEIAHNLAFGHARPMANRLFGFFCNLPIGLPMSVSFKKYHLEHHRYQGDEVIDTDLPTLLEAKLFCNTLGKFIWVCLQPLFYIFRPLIVNPKPPQKLEIVNAIIQLIFNTIVVYFFGWKVMIYLVVGSLLAMGLHPVAGHFISEHYMFAKGFETYSYYGPLNWITFNVGYHNEHHDFPAVPGRYLPEVKRIAPEFYDTIPQHTSWTRVLYDFITDPAIGPYARIKRKAKGLDS is encoded by the coding sequence ATGGGACAGCACGTGTCGAGGACGGACTTCGAGTGGAGTTACACCGAGGAACCGCACGCCAGCCGGAGGAAGATTATTCTGGAGAAGTACCCTCAGATCAAGAAGCTGTTCGGGCATGATCCGAGGTTCAAGTGGGTGGCCGGTTCCATGGTCCTGATGCAGTTTGCGATGCTGTTCGTGATGAAGGACCAGTCGTGGAAGATGATTTTCCTGGTGGCGTACTTTTTCGGCGGTGTTATCAATCACTCGCTGGAACTGGCGTGTCACGAGATCGCGCACAATCTGGCCTTCGGGCATGCGAGGCCAATGGCGAACCGGTTGTTTGGTTTCTTCTGCAATCTCCCAATCGGACTGCCGATGTCGGTGAGCTTCAAGAAGTATCACCTGGAGCACCATCGGTACCAAGGAGACGAAGTGATTGACACCGATTTACCGACCCTGCTGGAAGCAAAGCTGTTCTGCAACACCCTCGGAAAGTTCATTTGGGTTTGCCTGCAGCCACTGTTCTATATTTTCCGACCGCTGATTGTCAATCCGAAGCCCCCGCAGAAGCTGGAAATCGTCAACGCCATCATCCAGCTCATCTTCAACACCATCGTAGTTTACTTCTTCGGCTGGAAAGTGATGATCTACCTCGTCGTTGGATCCCTCCTAGCCATGGGCCTCCATCCGGTCGCAGGACACTTCATCTCCGAGCACTATATGTTCGCCAAGGGATTTGAAACGTACTCCTACTACGGTCCCCTGAATTGGATTACCTTCAACGTTGGGTACCACAATGAACATCACGACTTCCCGGCCGTCCCCGGTCGGTATCTCCCCGAGGTGAAACGGATCGCTCCGGAGTTCTACGATACCATCCCGCAGCACACCAGCTGGACCAGAGTCTTATACGACTTCATTACGGATCCGGCCATCGGACCGTACGCCCGGATCAAGAGGAAAGCGAAGGGACTGGATTCCTAA
- the LOC134291622 gene encoding ubiquitin carboxyl-terminal hydrolase-like translates to MTTWLPLESNPEVLNKYLGQLGVSPLWNVVDIYGTDEELLAFVPQPLKSLIFLFPCSDAYEEYRAKEDAELKAKNIEHPKSLFYMRQYVHNACGTIALVHAVLNNPDIELEEGSVIKKYWDAAKDKTPEERGKLLENDATFTETHEVIANEGQTAAPDINEKVYHHFIAFVHHEGKLYELDGRKSFPIQHGETSPEKLLYDAIAVCQQYIARDPKEVRFTMMGLVPTQ, encoded by the exons ATGACCACTTGGCTGCCATTGGAATCGAATCCGGAG GTTCTGAACAAATACCTCGGACAACTGGGCGTTTCCCCACTCTGGAATGTCGTCGATATATATGGTACCGATGAGGAGCTGCTGGCTTTCGTTCCGCAGCCGCTCAAATCgttgatttttctttttccatgCTCGGATGCG TACGAGGAATACCGTGCCAAGGAGGATGCCGAACTGAAAGCCAAGAACATCGAGCACCCGAAAAGTTTGTTCTACATGCGCCAGTACGTGCACAATGCCTGCGGAACGATTGCCCTGGTGCACGCCGTGCTGAACAATCCGGACATCGAACTGGAGGAGGGCAGTGTGATCAAGAAGTACTGGGATGCCGCCAAGGATAAAACCCCCGAGGAACGTGGCAAGCTGCTGGAGAACGATGCTACGTTTACCGAGACGCACGAGGTCATTGCCAACGAGGGCCAAACGGCCGCGCCGGACATAAACGAGAAGGTTTACCATCACTTCATTGCGTTCGTTCATCACGAAGGGAAGCTGTACGAGCTGGACGGGCGGAAGAGCTTCCCCATTCAGCATGGGGAAACCAGCCCGGAGAAGCTGCTGTATGACGCGATTGCCGTTTGCCAGCAGTACATTGCACGCGACCCGAAGGAAGTCCGTTTTACCATGATGGGACTGGTTCCGACGCAGTAG